CCTCCCAGGCTCCAACTGAACCCATCATTTATAGCAGCGACAGTGAAGTTGATACTGCCCCCCAGCAGCACCATCCCAGAGCCGCCCCTGCAGCTCCTCATATTCTCCCTCAGGCACCGAATCCCAGTCCCTTTACCAATCAGGACCCCAAGTAGTTTTTCACATTTAATGGTCTTCCTTTTCATAAATGGCCTGAGTGGATTTCGGAGTTTCATGCTTGGCTCACTGCAGAACTATTAGTTGCTGGAGCCACAAACGGTACTGTTATTACCAAGTTTTTGGCCcgtacccatggaaccctcagagaatggtttatggcccttggtggttatcggcAACTCCAGTGGACTCAGATTCCTATTGATGTCTTCATCGCACAAttgtacaatgagatgattggaccCATTGAGAACAACAGACTCAAAGCCCGAGAAgagtacttccagatgaagtgttgctcttttcagaagaaTGATCTTGCTAAGCACTATACACGGATGTTGGACCGCTTTTACATCCTTGGAGGATTGGATGACCCAAATATGAAGCAAGTGTTCCTCAATTCTTTCCCTGAACCCTTGGGCAAAGAGGCCATAAAATCCTTGCACCACTTTGGTCTCCAAATTGGGCAGGCTCCTATCGGTCGTCTCTATCAAGAGATCCTTGGTGCTCTGCAGAAGTTGTGTGATCAGCAAATATTCTTCAACCAATGGGAAAAGACCACGCATAGACTCACTGATGCGTGTGACACCTCTCATCTTaagatcaagtgcaaagacAAAGACTGTTCTTGTCCATCCAAGAAGAAGTCCTACTTCTCCAAGATCAGTTCCCGCCCAGAAAGGATCCCCAGGAAAGATGATGGCAATCACAGATCTCATCGGTTCAAACGTAAGCATCAGCATAGGTCTCAGCAGCAACCCTATAAGTTCTTCAAACGAAAGAAATTTCGGCAGAATACCTCTATAAAATGCTTTGCGTATGGAAAAATTGGCCACTTTGCTCGCAATTGCCCTGACAAAACTAAGCAGGCCAAACTACTGCATATGCTTGCCCCCTTCTCCATCACTGACGATCCGGATGCAGATGTTGAGTCCCTCTACTCGATAGATGATGACTTCTCCCCGGACTTACTATTTGTCcttgaaaatggaggagaaggagaCTTGGATACCTCTTCTACATCCGActccgagtccgatggatttgatCCCATCTACCCGATAGCCTCTCCTTTGTCCCCTCCTAAACCTTCTACGTCACCAGCTTTTGCTAGCATCAAGACCCCACTTCCTCAAGCTAGCCTCTCCATATCTCCTACCACATGGGACCGTCCTATCAAAGTTATTGGTTACTTTGATACAGgttgttccacaaccatattagcTCCCCATATCCTTCCTTCTGACTGTTGGAAACCTCACAAGCAGTTCTTCACTGCAGCCGATGGTCAAACCTTTTCGGTCAACCTTATCTCCAAACACCCTATCCGTTTCCAAATATTTCCTTCTCTTACCTTATGTCATACAGTCCTAGGATCCTCTCTTCCCGGTCGTGATGCCCTTATTGGTTTTGACATTCTTTGTCAGTTACCCCACCTCCGGTGGAGTATACATGGTCTCAGCCACAAGAAGCATTTCATCCCTTGGACAACTGTTCCTAATTTGCTACTAATCACTCCTATTGCAGATATTAAAGCACAATTGTTCCTCCGATGTAGTGCTGAGAATCATGCAGACTTCCTTACCAAGTGTGATCATCCCCTCTGGCAGAACCAGAAGTTCTTCATCCGGCTCCCTTTCAAAAAGAATGAGGATGCAAATCCTACCAAAGCCAGTCACTCTGGTATGAAGCCTGACCATCTCACCAGTACTCGGCAAGAAGTTGCCCTACTAGAAGCACAAGGTCTTAttgagaagacatcttccccttgggcttgtgaagcCTTCTATGTGAACAAAAGAGCTGAATAGAAGCGTGGCAAACTCAGGCTTGTGATCAACTACCAGCCCCTCAATGCATTTTTGGCTGACGACAAATTCCCGTTGCCTACAAGGCCGGCCCTTCTACTTCAACTCTCTCAGGCGAAGATAttcagcaagtttgatctcaaagcaGGATTTTGGCAGCTCGGAATTCATCCAGATGACAGGTCCAAAACCGGATTCTGTATTCCCGGTGGACACTTCCAGTGGACAGTTCTCCCCTTTGGTCTCAAGGTGGCTCCTTCCCTGTTCCAACAAGCTATGCTACAGGTCTAtgctcccattcaagaacatgcTTTAATCTATATAGACGACATACTCCTCTTCTCCAGTACAGAAGACGATCATGCTCTTCTACTTCAGCAGTTCTTAGACATCACCATAGCCTATGGTATAATGCTCTCACCCACAAAGATGGAAGTTGCAGTCGATACTATTGATTTTCTTGGTGTTACTATATCCAAAGGACGATTTCAGCTACAGCCACATATTGGCCTCTCCCTCCTCGACTTCTCAGATGGCCCCTTCACTCGGCAAGAGTTGCAGCagttcctcggcatcatcaatTATATGACCGAGTTCTTACCACACCAGGTCCGGTTCACGCATCAGCTTCACCAACTCCTCAGAAAAGATGCACCACCCTGGTCCTCTGTTCATACCAGGCGATCCAAAGATCCGAAAGCCCTGGCCCGATCATTACCAACTCTACAGATCCCATCTACAGGACTTCGTATTCTACAGTCAGATGCCAGTGATACCCAATGGGGTGCAGTTCTACTTGAAGAATCTCCAGACAAGTTACGACGTGTATGCGGATACCGTAGTGGCATGTTCAAACCAGCCGAACAACGCTACCACTCCACATTCAAAGAGATTCTTGCAGTCCGTCGTGGAATTGAGAAATTCCAGTTCTTCCTTATTGGCCATACATTCCAGATCGAGATGGACATGACCgctttcccaaagatgttaCGTTCAAGGTATAGCCCTGAATCTCAGCTACTTCGATGGGCACAGTGGTTCTCACAATGGTCTTTCACAGTTCGtcacatcaaaggcaaagataatgtCCTTGCCGATTTCCTCTCTAGGACCAAGAAGACTTtcccattatcttcttccatccctgccCTTTGCATGCCCCTTACCCCTGgagcttcctcatcttcttcagctCCACCACAACCTGACCCACCTGACCGTCTCCTTGACCTCTTACCAGCTCTCCCAGCATCCCTCTTCAGTAATATTTCCCTTCGTACCCTCAGGACCAATAGCATCTCTACCTACCAGTCCGTTCTTATCTCTATAGTCCATAATAATGGTCTTCAGTATGATTGGGTAGTCTGTCACCCAGATTTCCCTTTCCTTACTCCTTTCACCATCAACCCGGCCCTCTTCGATAAAGAATGTGTCGTGTTCTTCTGGCACCTTCTTGCTGTTCACACAGTTGCTCTCACCTTCAACCATCATACTCTCTATCACTATCTGAGTacagtctccaccatcttctccaatcctATTGGCACTATTTACTTTCGTCTCCAACGACCTCAGTGTCTAGCCCGTTTTCTCCGTCTCTTTGCTCCCATACCTCAATGGCTTCTATCACTCTCTGCTCTTGATGACGACCCCTTCGTCACCTATATTTTCCATCGACCACCTAatttcatccatcatcaccTAGTCACACCTCCTATCCTGGATCACAATCTTATTGCCTATGATCCGTCCTTCTCCCTCCATGGCACCAGTACCGAAGATCTCTTTGTTCACCGTGATGATTCCGAGGCTCACAAAGAACGATGGtacaccttcatgaccaccatgtgcTCCTACAACCATGTTGATCCTACAACCCTACCAGCTTGCCTTCTCCACAGCACCCGTACAGCTTGGGACGTCAACAACGAATTACAGCACCCAGTCATTCAGCGAATCATGAGCAAACACCTGGAGTTCGAAGTGGATAATGCATTGGACATGTTCATCCCTTACACCAGTGACACCGACTTCGACACAGACTAGTACTGGTGGAGCTCTGTTCTTATTTTGTCCTGTATTTGTATTAGTCAACAGGTTTGGCTtgtaaagtcttaaagtaactgtggtttgtcttaaagtcttaaagtaactgtggtttgtcttaaagtcttaaagtaactgtggtttgtGTAAAAGTCTTCAATTAACCTTGGTTAGTAACCTTGGTTTAGTTTGTTTGTATTTAGAAGTTTTTTCTATTTAAGCAGCTCGACTGCTCTGTTTGTAATTAAGTTCCGCAATGAATAGAAATACTCTGAATATGCTCTGGGCAAAGCTGCGGaagctttagtcccacatcgctcaGCGAGGCTGTATACTCTAGCTAATATAGAGTTGCCACCCTTCCCCTGGTAGACGCGTTTTCTCAGGTGCGTAGGCGCGACTCTgtacttggtatcagagccagctCTCGATGGGGGTGTGGATTGTGGCAAAGCTACGGaagctttagtcccacatcgctcaGCGAGGCTGTATACTCTAGCTAATATAGAGTTGCCACCCTTCCCCTGGTAGACGCGTTTTCTCAGGTGCGTAGGCGCGGTGCGGTTTACATTTTGCTAAgggaaatcaaaaccgaaccggataggaatcaaccaaaatcaaaatcgttttGCATACGGTTCGGTTTTACCGATTTCTATTCGATTTTCGTTATCCGATTCACAATCGGTTTACATGCAGTTTGTGTAGTGTCGGTTTTGAGAAACAGTAATGAAGACAACCTCGATTTTCAAGGCCTTTATATTCTCGTGTTTTCACATTATCTCCCGGTCTCCCTCATTCATCATATTTCTCatgcctatgtgataaaaaaacaaacttcACATCTTCACccatcctttttttctttttatattctttgttttttcattttttccttttccactctcacatgataaacaaactatttcttctattagaATGTAGGGTTTTGtcaatccattttaacatcatccatcattttcaattcatacttgaacaaatataatatatagttaacccatgacattttacttattttatgtttcaagtatgatgcaataattatgtttattaaattaatgattgtgttattaattaatccaattgatgcatgggCTAGTATTCGAGTAAGAGGTACAGGTTTCTATTCGGGTTTTCTGGTTTCTTATTTGGTTTAAAACCGCGCCTATAAAATTAAACCGGATTATTTTTCTGCGATGCGGTTCAGTTCGATTATAAACGATCGGTTTCGGTTCCGATATTTGATTCcgattccattttgacacccttataacCAACCGTTTATAGTCTGATTAGACTGGCTAAGCTCATTTAGCCTAATTATAACCCATTTATAGCCTGATCCGTCGATTAGCCAATTTATAGACCGATTATAACCCAATTACCTTGAGCTCGATAACTAAGGGTGTTAGCGGTCTGGTTCGGTTCAACGTGCTTAAAGTAGAAACCACAACCAAATTGTTTAACTAAACGGTTAATGAAACCTGAATCGCTTATTaaatgatattattattattattattttttgttttgtaattttcattcaaacgctttttttttcttttaaattttttattaaaatggaTGTAAACTtaatattgaattgaattgtttattattatatatttttattttaataattgtaagggtataattgtatatgttttttattgttaaatTTAAAAGGTTTGAACTTAATACGAGGTATTTATATTTTGAAGAATTTCTTCTCATTGATATCATCCCGTATAAGAGCGGAAAGAGTCTCTGAGAGGCTATCAATACTCTGATGGATCTCCTGGTAAGAATGGAggaaaccagccaaaaaatcagcaCAATTATTAATCTCTCTAACATGATGCGAAAAGCTACAACTTCAAAAGCAGTCTTGAAGATCATGGATGCCCTCAATCAGACCAATGTCATACCATGGGACTTGATAGTCTCAGTGGTTACTCCCCAAGAGGCCAGACGACAATGAGTCAATAATCTACTTAGAGTCGCCAACCAAGTTATAAAAGAGAACCTGGGTTGAGTGGAGAGAATCCAAATGAGGTTATGCCATTGCACTTTTGGCCCATGCTCTTGTACAGCTTCTTAGGCCGATTTCAAGAACAGTCACTCTTCTACTTTAGTGATTATAGTTGTGTAGTTAGAGGGAGAGAGTGATTTTGATGCTAAAGGGAACCCCAAGTATTTGATAGGCAGTTAACCGGTGGAAAATCCTAACGTTTGACAAAAGAAATTCTCCACCTCGGATGAGcaattatagaaaaaaaaatagaagatttaCCTTGGTTGATGGTGAGACCATATTGCTCTGAGAAGTCTTTGAAGAGATGACTCAAATGAGTAGCTTTAGTTATCAAGGCTTTCCCAAAAACAAAGAGATCATCCGCAAAGTACACAGAAGTGATTTCTTGTTTGGCACAATATTGATGGTAAGCGAAGTCACTTTCTTTAATTTGCAGCTACCGCTAGGGAATTTGTAACACTTGAAACACAATATTGAATAGGAAAGGGGATATTGGACACCCTTGCCGAAGACCCCTATTCGTAGAGAAGCGAGGGGACTGTGCTTCATTGAGGAAGACCACATAACCAAGGGTCTACAATGCATTTAGAAATCCATGTAATAAAAGTTGGTAAAAAAGTCAAACAAAGCAATAGAGTTAGAGTGAATAGAAAACTCCATTGGACCGAGTCATAAACTTTCCTTAGATCCACCTTTGTTGCAAATCGTGGCATGCCTTTGTTGCAGTGGTACCTATGTAAGAGCTCTTGACATAATAACACGTTCTCAGTTATCTATCTCCCTTCTACGAATGCTGACTGGTTGGGTCCTATTAGCTTGTGCATTACCAGTTTAATTCTATTAGCCAGTAGGAACTCGGCAATAAAACGTTAAATAAAAGAACTCACTGTGATTGGCCTTCAATCATGAAAGTATTATGTACAGCTCCTTTGCGAACCAAGGTTAGCCTAGAAAGTTTGAGTTGTTCCAACAACCATGTGTTCTGAAAAAAATCTGTGGAGAACCCATATAGGCCTCTTCAAAAAACCATGTTGCCTCCTTGTGGATGTCTTCCTCCTCTATTAACCAATTCCCAGATGCATCTTGGACCAAAGAAATGCGATTGTGGGCTCTCCTACTCTTCACCGAACGGTGAAAGAAATCAGAGTTTCCATATCCGTGCTTCAACCAACAAACTCGAGCCTTTTGTCGTAATTCAGACTCTCTAGCATTCATAAGGTGGCGAAGCTTAAGAGCTGTAGTTTTTTCGCGTTGGAGGACCTCCGTATGTTATGAATAATTTAACTTACTATGTACATATTAATGGGTTGGTTTTAAAAGGTTTCTCATTGGTTTAAATGATTCAATTTAAACCGTTTAATTGAATGATCTCAAAtgtaaaactaaaatcaaaccatTACTAATTGATTTCACGATATTGGTTTaaacggtttgattttggtaccCTTTCCAATGACCAACCGGCCTAATGAAAACGTGTCGATAGTTCCATACCATGGCCTACAAGGCTAGATAACCTAAATGAACAAAAACTGTGTGAGAGTGAGATCTTAAAATTAGTGGGAACCAATTAGGCCCAACCAAACCGATcagcccgaccggttgacacgtttgaaatttaaattcagaatttacacacttttcccACCCAAACTACTGCTTTCCTTTTTCATACTCTGATCGCGAGTATTCCCGAGATAcacctttcccttctcttcttctagtccTCTCTATTCTCAGACAAACAAAAACAAGGTAAGATGGCGTCGTCGTCGTCAACAGTTCGGCGAGTAAAAGAACGTGGTGGCGCCGGTGGGAAGATAACGGCTTTAAAGCCCCAGAAAACCCTAACGCCAGTACCCGATAAGGAAAACGTCGGCAGCTGCAGAAAGACTGCCGGCAAAGAAAACCCTAGAGCGCTTTCCGCCACCAGAATTCCTGCCATTTCTCATAAGCCCACGATTCGCCCGTTTCCGATCTCGCAGTCACAGCAGATTGACAAGCCTCCAGGGCCAGCCAAAGACGGAGAGGCCCGTGTTCGATGGTCGACATCTTCCATTCCTAGAGGTAAGAACTCGAATTCGAACTCGAACCCTACTGATTTCGTTCGGTTTCTTTCCGATTCCCTAAAGGATCGCCTTTCTACGGGTTCTTCTTCCGGCTCCGATAGATCGGTAAAGACTCAACAAAGAGGTTCGGTGGATGGAAATAGAAGTGGAATTCGAACCACTTTAGTGGGGTCAAATGGGGGAAAGGGTTTGAATGGCTTCAGAGTTCCAGAGAGATGTCAGCAGAGGGAACCCAGTTTAGATTCAAATTCAAATGAGAATGACCCAAGCGACATGAGGATGgttgaaaaaaacccaaatctggAAACTTTTTTAGACTTGAATGCGAAACTGAGAACAAGGGATTCCTGTGGGGGTATGATTTTAGATGATTGTAAGGAGAAAGTTAATTTAAGCTCACATTCAATCGAACGAGATGACAAGAATTTGAATGGTGCTTCAGTAAGTTGTATATATAGTAATAGTTATTTGGATTCGAGTTCTGAAGTTACAGCTCAGCAGATTCCAAAAGGCTTTGGAGTGTTGGATGATAGCAAGGGGAAGAGTTATTTGGATAAGATTTCATTAGAGTCAGTTGAAGAAGCTGAAAATGGGTTTGGGAATGTTGAAAAATCTAGTGACACTTCTTATCTTGATTCAAGTTTAAACCAAGCATGTGAAAAAGCTTCGGGTGTTTTTAAGGGTTCAGAATGTTCAAAAGAGAAGGGTGCACATGAAGAAAAAGGTGTTCAAGTTGTGAACAAATACCCTAGTAAGCTTCATGAGAAACTTGCTTTTTTGGAAGGTAAAGTTAAGAGAATTGCATCTGACATCAAGCAGACGAAGGAAATATTGGATATGAACAATACAGATGAGTCGAAGCTGATACTTTCTGACATTCAGGTTAAGATTTCTGGAATGGAGAAGGCCATGATTCATATACAAGATAATGATTGTACCCTGGACTCATCCAAAACAGTTGAAAGCAATACTTCTGTTTGCAAAAATTTGGAGAAGGCTGAAACTAAGCAAGTTGATCAGCCCAAAAGCTTGGCTAAAGGTTTGAATCATGAAGAGTTAGAAGCCAGGCTGTTTCCTCATCACAAATTACTCAAGAGTCGAACATTGTTACACACATCATCAGGAAGCAGTCAAAACCATCTACCAAGTTTACCAGAATCCAGAGTTAAATTAATGCCAGGCAAGGGGTCAGTGAGCCCCGTTGATGAGAATCCTATTGCATTGGAATTCTTGGCTTCCCTGAACACAAGTCATTTGAAGGTCAGCACATGGGATGAGCGTGTTAATTTGGAGTTCTGTGAAATTCATGAAATGGATGGAACTGCAAATTCAGAAGCACAGAATATTTCAAAGTTTGTTAATGGAAAGAATGAAGTGGAGATCAAATTCACTTCTGACGAAAAGCTTGAGGATTTTGATGACCAGGAGAACAGATCACCAGTTATAATTCCTGAAGAGATTGAGGATTCCTGCATGGATCAGTTACATGAAATAGGATGCAAGGCCTCAACAGGTGGATGGTTTGTGTCTGAGGGTGAATCAGTTCTTCTTGCTCATGATGATGGTTCATGTTCATTTTATGATATTACCAACTCTGAGGTAGGCACTATGGTAATATATAAAGTTTAGCCTTCACCATCttgttttgataaaaaaaaaccttccgTTTCTCCTCGCATTTTTTATAATTCTC
The nucleotide sequence above comes from Telopea speciosissima isolate NSW1024214 ecotype Mountain lineage chromosome 3, Tspe_v1, whole genome shotgun sequence. Encoded proteins:
- the LOC122653888 gene encoding KIN14B-interacting protein At4g14310-like, translated to MILDDCKEKVNLSSHSIERDDKNLNGASVSCIYSNSYLDSSSEVTAQQIPKGFGVLDDSKGKSYLDKISLESVEEAENGFGNVEKSSDTSYLDSSLNQACEKASGVFKGSECSKEKGAHEEKGVQVVNKYPSKLHEKLAFLEGKVKRIASDIKQTKEILDMNNTDESKLILSDIQVKISGMEKAMIHIQDNDCTLDSSKTVESNTSVCKNLEKAETKQVDQPKSLAKGLNHEELEARLFPHHKLLKSRTLLHTSSGSSQNHLPSLPESRVKLMPGKGSVSPVDENPIALEFLASLNTSHLKVSTWDERVNLEFCEIHEMDGTANSEAQNISKFVNGKNEVEIKFTSDEKLEDFDDQENRSPVIIPEEIEDSCMDQLHEIGCKASTGGWFVSEGESVLLAHDDGSCSFYDITNSEEKAEYKPPVGVPPNIWGDCWLVRAPGADGCSGRYVVAASAGNALESGFCSWDFYTKDVQAFHIDERRTIFSSRTVLGSLPNNVAYRKKGSSKVLATENQQWWYNPCGPLIVSTGSSQKAVRIYDIRDGELMMKWDLQRPVLMMDYSSPLQWRNRGKVVIAETENISLWDVNSLNPQALLSVTSSGQKISALEVNNTDAELGGGVLQRVSSSEAEGNDGVFCTTEGINVLDFRLPSGVGLKISKFGVSVQSVFSRRDSIFLGCTNTKSTAKESTRSQVQQFSLRKGRLISSYTLPDLNAHFHCSAITQVWGNSSFVMGVCSLGLFVFDALKDDGRQSFSIGYQNTQKVRDIIGPDDLYSPSFDYLSSRVLVISKDRPALWRHLL